AAGAAAAAACAGTCGGTGATGAAGTGTTTGGAAGCACGATTAACGGTACGGGTTCTTTTATTATGGAAGTGAGCAAAGCAAGCGAAGATACTTTATTCTCTCAAATTGTTAGAATGGTCAATCAAGCACAAGACAATCAATCACGAACTGCCACTAAAATTCAAAAATTAGAACCTGGTTATGTAAAATTAGTCTTAGTCTTAGTGCCGTTGTTTATTTTATTAGGTGGCACAGTGATAGGTTGGTCTTGGTACGAAAGCTTCTACCGTGGCATGGTCTTCCTAACTGTCGCTTCACCTTGTGCTTTAGCAGCGAGTGCAGTCCCAGCTAGCTTATCCGCGATTTCTAACTTAGCTAAACGTGGTGTGTTATTTAAAGGTGGCGCGTATTTATCGAAATTAGCCGAAGTAAAAGCCATTGCTTTTGACAAAACGGGTACCTTGACAGCCGGCAAACCAGTTGTGACCGATACACATTTTGTTGAGGGCATTGATGAACTGAAACTAATTAACGTTATCGTCTCAATGGAAAAACAAGCGAATCATCCATTAGCTGACGCGATTGTTTCTCATTATCCTGACGCTCAATTGTTAGAAATTGAAATTGATAATCAAATTGGGAAAGGCTTGGTTGGTCATGTAGAAGATGCGCATTACCAAATTGGCAAGCCTGCTATTTTTAGCGACGTATCTGAAGAGATTTGTACCTATCAAGAAAAATTTGCTAAAGAAGGCAAAACGGTGGTACTAGTTGCAATAGATGAACAAGTAGTCGGCATTATTGCGATGTTAGATGTGCCAAATGAAGCAGCTCATCCAGTAATGAAGTCGTTAAAGGAACAAGGCGTTCATACTGTCATGATTACGGGGGACTCCGAAGTAACCGGTCAAGCGGTTGGTGAATTGGTCGGGGTTGATCAAGTATTTGGAAATGTTTTACCAGAAAACAAATCTAAAATTGTTGAGGAATTACAAGCTAAATATGGTGTGGTGGCGATGCTTGGGGATGGGGTTAATGACGCCCCGGCTTTAGTTGAAGCGGATGTTGGGATAGCAATGGGTGAAGGAACGGATATTGCCATGGATGTGGCGGATGCGGTCTTAATGAAAAATGACTTAAATAAATTTGACTACGCCTTCCAAGTTGCTAAAAAACTAGATAAAATTACGATGCAAAATATTATTTTTGCAATGTCAGTGGTTGTCTTGCTAGTTATCTTGAACTTTATCGGCAAAATGAGCTTACCGTTTGGGGTAGTATTCCATGAAGGAAGTACCATCTTAGTTATCTTAAACGGTTTACGCATGTTATTGCCAGTCAAAACAAACAAAGAACGCTCTCGTTAGAGCGTTCTTTTTGTTTGTTCGTCAATAAACGTTGCAATTGTCGCCATTAAATCAGGCGTTACTAAGTGGCCTTCGTTGTGGCCTGTTAAGAACGTAACATTGCGAGCGTACGATGCCTCTTTAACTTGTTCGTAAAAATCTAAAGGTTCGCTGTACGGGATTTTAACGTCCTCTGTCCCATGCCAAATGAAAAGCGGTCGCCCGTTAATTGTTTCAGGTGCTAAACCTAATCATAGTCAGGTAACCAATTTAATAGGCGAATCAAGTCAGGTGCCACCTTAATCCCACGCTCGTTTTTCATGCGCGCTTGCATGTGATTAAAGTAACTATTAGGCGTCGGTGTTCCCATAATAATCGTACCTAGAGCAATCTCAGGATGTTGGCGCATTAAGGCAGCGGTCGTAATGCCACCCATTGAATACCCCCCGACAATAACGGGAAAGTCCCCAAGCCAATCATTGTTTTGAAATAGTCAACAATCACATTAAATTCCATAATATTATATTGAATACTCGTCCAAAAGGTAAAAGAAGGAATCGAGGAACGTTCCCATTTTTTACGATCTCCATGAAACATTGCATCGGGTAAAAATGACTCGGTAACCTTTTTGAGCGATTTTGCGAGCTTGCGTCAAAAGCAGTTCTTTACTCGTTTGCCAACCGTGATAAAAAATGACGAGTGGTAGCTGTTTAGAAGAAGTTCGCTAGGCACGACTTCAAGGCAGGTATTTCTTTAATCATTCGTTTTCGAATTGTTAATTTCATCGTCAAAAGCTCTTTTCCTATTATTTGCTTTTCATTATACGAACCAAGTGTCTGATTTTGCAAAGAAGTCACTCGAATGTTTTCGTTATAGTCAAATTTATGCTATAATGCTACGGGAACAATGAAAGGAAATAGAGTGAAAAGTATGGGAACATTTAATCAAATGAATTTAGCAGACTTTTTAATAAAAAGGCATAGAAGGCAAAAGGTTTTAAAGAACCAACGGAAGTACAAGCTCGTTTAATCCCGTCATTCTTAAGGGACGTAGTGTTGTCGGTCAATCACAAACTGGTTCAGGAAAAACTCATACCTTCTTATACCTTTAATGAGTGAAGTTAGAAGTAGCTAAAGATGAGGTACAATTAGTTATTACAGCCCAAGTCGTGAGCTAGCGAACCAAATTTATCAAGCAGCTGTTTAGATGGCAGAATATAGCGAAGAGGAAATTCGTGTCTCAATTTTCGTTGGGGGAACTGATAAACAACGTCAGTTGACAAATTAGGCAACAAACAACCACATATCGTGATTGGAACGCCCGGTCGTATTTTAGATATGATCAACGAACAAAGCGTTAAAATTCATACAGCATCGGCGTTTTGTTGTCGATGAAGCTGATATGACATTAGATAGGGATTCTTAAATGAGTCGATCAAATCGCTGGACGTTACCAGATAGTTTACAAATGTTAGTTTTCTCAGCAACGATTCCAGAAAACTTAAAACCATTTTTGAAAAAAATATATGGAAAAACCCATTAATCGAAGTGGTAGAATCTAAAACGGTTATTTCAGATACGATTGATAACTGGTAATTTCTACAAAAGGGAAAGACTCAAATAAAATTAATTTATGATTTATTACATTGTTGGTCAACCTTACTTAGCGATTGTGTTTGCAAATACGAAATCACGTGTCGATGACATTACGGACTACTTAAAACAAAATGGCTTAAAGTGGCAAAAATTCATGGAGATTTACCTCCACGTGAACGTAAACGTGTGATGAACAAGTTCAAAA
This is a stretch of genomic DNA from Vagococcus zengguangii. It encodes these proteins:
- a CDS encoding heavy metal translocating P-type ATPase, which encodes MEHSHTSSCQHDHNHGKLPVILFFVGLAVFVMALFFESRSLTQNILMTFSMILAGYHVIEEGVVDTIEHTKEKGKFTPNVHILMTLAAVGAMFIGDFSEGSLLILIFAGSHFLEDYAEGKSKKEITNLMKLNPTEARLLDKMGNSQVVPISQVKVGDKLQVLNGDQIATDGIIVSGVSSIDEAAITGESVPKEKTVGDEVFGSTINGTGSFIMEVSKASEDTLFSQIVRMVNQAQDNQSRTATKIQKLEPGYVKLVLVLVPLFILLGGTVIGWSWYESFYRGMVFLTVASPCALAASAVPASLSAISNLAKRGVLFKGGAYLSKLAEVKAIAFDKTGTLTAGKPVVTDTHFVEGIDELKLINVIVSMEKQANHPLADAIVSHYPDAQLLEIEIDNQIGKGLVGHVEDAHYQIGKPAIFSDVSEEICTYQEKFAKEGKTVVLVAIDEQVVGIIAMLDVPNEAAHPVMKSLKEQGVHTVMITGDSEVTGQAVGELVGVDQVFGNVLPENKSKIVEELQAKYGVVAMLGDGVNDAPALVEADVGIAMGEGTDIAMDVADAVLMKNDLNKFDYAFQVAKKLDKITMQNIIFAMSVVVLLVILNFIGKMSLPFGVVFHEGSTILVILNGLRMLLPVKTNKERSR
- a CDS encoding prolyl oligopeptidase family serine peptidase, which codes for MNGRPLFIWHGTEDVKIPYSEPLDFYEQVKEASYARNVTFLTGHNEGHLVTPDLMATIATFIDEQTKRTL